A single region of the Streptomyces sp. NBC_01262 genome encodes:
- a CDS encoding galactose oxidase early set domain-containing protein, with the protein MSPSRLAKVLSACAVISALTTPVAVAHGGGHHHDHGGHDHGRTIPGYRADEAAVIGEEHAEEHARLRMALQAQGEYPQPTRDARFKMLTDTQKTNNAKFDPSVFGRFTGYFPSKDFGDHVALLPTGKVLLFSFERVETDPTKEPAPTNVIGAQNAGRAYLWDPAKGQGADAFTAVPPPKVTPPDGTGISRPAPFFCSGHSFLPNGMLGVYGGNIGGNGGTGAKLSLIFNPWNEKWSQNEDMAVGRWYPSVVTGADGRQLIMSGQSEMGWGTPTPLVERFPAKNVPVPLDKSPLPSFQKVQPFKADAPFTLDYPHLFSMNDGKIYGFGRQPAEQWSFDINDETRADLPARPDGKDRNYGAAVPLPNGVNGPDSVMVLGGNRDDPNTYEFSGGAWKTSPEKRAFGRTQDDTIILPNGRLLTVNGAHDIRDYGNGALNPNSHQKYRQIELRDDNGKWKLGPMQRLPRGYHSNAVVLPDGRVMVTGDELQQLANDDNINDDNNGTIEIYEPPYLNRGPRPDLGTTYSGPTQYGNWFSAESTDMNRVTKAVLLSPTTSTHSVNTSQRYVELRILGRHTSYHWPDGTTSKNMLQLQAPYSANTAPPGWYMLFLLDEDGTPSTAKWVQLVPRKG; encoded by the coding sequence ATGTCCCCGTCCCGACTGGCCAAGGTGCTGTCCGCCTGCGCCGTCATCTCCGCACTGACCACCCCGGTGGCCGTCGCCCACGGCGGCGGCCACCACCACGACCACGGCGGCCACGACCACGGCCGTACGATCCCCGGCTACCGCGCCGACGAGGCCGCCGTGATCGGCGAGGAGCACGCCGAGGAGCACGCGCGGCTGCGCATGGCGCTCCAGGCCCAGGGCGAGTACCCGCAGCCGACCCGCGACGCCCGCTTCAAGATGCTCACCGATACGCAGAAGACGAACAACGCGAAGTTCGACCCGTCCGTCTTCGGCCGGTTCACCGGCTACTTCCCGTCCAAGGACTTCGGCGACCACGTCGCCCTCCTGCCGACCGGCAAGGTGCTGCTCTTCTCCTTCGAACGGGTGGAGACCGACCCCACCAAGGAGCCCGCCCCGACCAATGTGATCGGCGCGCAGAACGCCGGCCGCGCCTACCTCTGGGATCCCGCCAAGGGCCAGGGCGCGGACGCCTTCACGGCCGTACCGCCGCCCAAGGTCACTCCCCCCGACGGCACCGGCATCTCCCGCCCGGCGCCGTTCTTCTGTTCCGGCCACTCCTTCCTGCCCAACGGCATGCTCGGGGTGTACGGCGGCAACATCGGCGGCAACGGCGGCACGGGCGCCAAGCTGTCCCTGATCTTCAACCCGTGGAACGAGAAGTGGTCCCAGAACGAGGACATGGCGGTCGGCCGCTGGTACCCATCCGTCGTCACCGGCGCGGACGGCCGCCAGCTGATCATGTCCGGCCAGTCCGAGATGGGCTGGGGCACCCCGACCCCGCTCGTCGAGCGGTTCCCGGCCAAGAACGTCCCCGTGCCGCTGGACAAGAGCCCGCTGCCGTCCTTCCAGAAGGTGCAGCCCTTCAAGGCCGACGCGCCCTTCACCCTGGACTACCCGCACCTGTTCTCGATGAACGACGGCAAGATCTACGGCTTCGGACGGCAGCCCGCGGAGCAGTGGTCCTTCGACATCAACGACGAGACCCGCGCCGACCTGCCCGCCCGCCCCGACGGCAAGGACCGCAACTACGGCGCCGCCGTACCGCTGCCCAATGGCGTCAACGGCCCGGACTCGGTCATGGTCCTCGGCGGCAACCGCGACGACCCCAACACCTACGAGTTCTCCGGCGGGGCCTGGAAGACCTCTCCCGAGAAGCGGGCCTTCGGCCGCACCCAGGACGACACGATCATCCTCCCCAACGGCCGGCTGCTCACCGTCAACGGCGCCCACGACATCCGCGACTACGGCAACGGCGCCCTGAACCCCAACTCCCACCAGAAGTACCGCCAGATCGAGCTGCGCGACGACAACGGCAAGTGGAAGCTCGGCCCGATGCAGCGCCTGCCGCGCGGCTACCACTCCAACGCCGTCGTCCTGCCCGACGGCCGGGTCATGGTCACCGGCGACGAGCTCCAGCAGCTCGCCAACGACGACAACATCAACGACGACAACAACGGCACCATCGAGATCTACGAGCCGCCCTACCTGAACCGCGGTCCGCGTCCCGATCTCGGGACCACCTACTCGGGCCCCACCCAGTACGGGAACTGGTTCTCGGCGGAGAGCACCGACATGAACCGGGTGACCAAGGCGGTGCTGCTGTCCCCCACCACCTCGACCCACTCGGTGAACACCAGCCAGCGCTACGTCGAGCTGAGGATCCTTGGCCGCCACACCTCGTACCACTGGCCGGACGGCACGACCTCGAAGAACATGCTCCAGCTCCAGGCGCCCTACTCGGCGAACACCGCCCCTCCCGGCTGGTACATGCTCTTCCTCCTCGACGAGGACGGCACCCCCAGCACCGCGAAGTGGGTCCAGCTCGTACCGAGGAAGGGGTGA
- the rplC gene encoding 50S ribosomal protein L3: protein MAKQIKGILGEKLGMTQVWDENNRVVPVTVVKAGPNVVTQVRTNDVDGYEAVQIAFGEIDPRKVNKPLKGHFAKADVTPRRHLVELRTSDASEYTLGQEITAALFESGVKVDVTGKSKGKGFAGVMKRHNFKGLGAGHGVQRKHRSPGSIGGCATPGRVFKGMRMAGRMGNERVTTQNLTIHAVDAEKGLLLIKGAVPGPNGGLVLVRTAAKGA from the coding sequence ATGGCAAAGCAGATCAAGGGCATCCTGGGCGAGAAGCTCGGCATGACCCAGGTCTGGGACGAGAACAACCGTGTCGTCCCGGTCACTGTCGTCAAGGCCGGCCCGAACGTTGTCACCCAGGTCCGTACGAACGATGTCGACGGTTACGAGGCGGTCCAGATCGCCTTCGGCGAGATCGACCCGCGCAAGGTGAACAAGCCCCTCAAGGGCCACTTCGCCAAGGCTGACGTGACCCCCCGCCGCCACCTGGTGGAGCTCCGTACCTCCGACGCCAGCGAGTACACGCTCGGCCAGGAGATCACCGCCGCGTTGTTCGAGTCCGGCGTCAAGGTCGACGTCACGGGCAAGAGCAAGGGCAAGGGCTTCGCCGGTGTCATGAAGCGTCACAACTTCAAGGGCCTCGGCGCCGGTCACGGCGTTCAGCGCAAGCACCGCTCTCCCGGTTCGATCGGTGGCTGCGCCACCCCGGGCCGTGTCTTCAAGGGCATGCGCATGGCAGGCCGCATGGGCAACGAGCGGGTCACCACCCAGAACCTGACCATCCACGCCGTTGACGCGGAGAAGGGTCTGCTCCTCATCAAGGGAGCGGTTCCTGGTCCGAACGGCGGCCTCGTCCTGGTCCGCACCGCGGCCAAGGGGGCCTGA
- the rplD gene encoding 50S ribosomal protein L4 — MSTIDILSPSGDTAGTVELPAEIFEAKVSIPLIHQVVVAQLAAARQGTHSTKRRGEVRGGGKKPYRQKGTGRARQGSTRAPQFVGGGVVHGPKPRDYSQRTPKKMVKAALKGALTDRANHNRIHVVTGVIEGTTPSTKAARTLIGKISERKNVLLVVERADEAAWLSARNLPQVHILEAGQLNTYDVLVSDDVVFTKDAFDRFIGAGVAETEELEGSDA; from the coding sequence ATGAGCACCATTGACATTCTGTCGCCCTCCGGCGACACCGCCGGGACCGTAGAGCTCCCGGCCGAGATCTTCGAGGCCAAGGTCAGCATCCCGCTGATCCACCAGGTCGTCGTCGCGCAGCTGGCCGCCGCCCGTCAGGGCACGCACAGCACCAAGCGTCGTGGCGAGGTCCGCGGTGGTGGCAAGAAGCCGTACCGCCAGAAGGGCACCGGCCGCGCCCGTCAGGGCTCGACCCGCGCCCCGCAGTTCGTCGGCGGTGGCGTCGTGCACGGCCCCAAGCCGCGTGACTACTCGCAGCGGACCCCGAAGAAGATGGTCAAGGCCGCCCTCAAGGGCGCTCTGACCGACCGGGCGAACCACAACCGCATCCACGTCGTGACCGGCGTCATCGAGGGCACCACGCCCTCGACGAAGGCCGCGAGGACCCTGATCGGCAAGATCAGCGAGCGCAAGAACGTGCTCCTGGTAGTCGAGCGGGCCGACGAGGCCGCGTGGCTGTCCGCCCGCAACCTGCCCCAGGTGCACATCCTGGAGGCCGGCCAGCTGAACACGTACGACGTGCTCGTCTCCGACGACGTCGTGTTCACCAAGGACGCCTTCGACCGCTTCATCGGTGCCGGCGTTGCCGAGACCGAGGAACTCGAAGGGAGCGACGCCTGA
- the rpsJ gene encoding 30S ribosomal protein S10, producing the protein MAGQKIRIRLKAYDHEVIDSSAKKIVETVIRTGAHVAGPVPLPTEKNVYCVIKSPHKYKDSREHFEMRTHKRLIDILDPTPKTVDSLMRLDLPAGVDIEIKL; encoded by the coding sequence ATGGCGGGACAGAAGATCCGCATCCGGCTCAAGGCATACGACCACGAGGTCATCGACAGCTCGGCGAAGAAGATCGTCGAGACGGTGATCCGTACTGGTGCGCATGTCGCAGGCCCGGTGCCGCTGCCCACTGAGAAGAACGTGTACTGCGTCATCAAGTCGCCGCACAAGTACAAGGACTCGCGCGAGCACTTCGAGATGCGCACGCACAAGCGCCTGATCGACATCCTCGACCCGACGCCCAAGACCGTTGACTCGTTGATGCGCCTGGACCTTCCGGCCGGCGTTGACATCGAGATCAAGCTCTGA
- a CDS encoding Dyp-type peroxidase — MSTEYTANTTNTTSTAGPDLSLRQSRDIQGDIVAGFKKDHMQLLFLRFEDAAQARTWLRILKTRISTTKEVASFNYEFSQARKRSGGDDPRNLTATWRNVSFTHQGLVTLLDGKDPVPLKPPRRPRPPLGEKPFDPCLKAFVEGPSKRAALLGDDGEGDPKNWLFGHHQGPPVHAVLTVAADLPKDLRTALSEERQQAALHKIVIVFEQDGATLEGARRGKEHFGFKDGVSEPAVKGFDTPDPDHPQWEKGHPGTRMIDAGEFVIGEKPASDFAPDVPDWMRGGSFHCVRRLAQDVPGWWAQIAAHLKELKKKNGTVPPEAGVEWLASRVVGRWRSGTPIVKCPFADPASDAEAWADNHISYADDLDGKVTPLWSHLRKTNPRDGLLFSPGDKETVPEEGVLDTRRIMRRGAPYGQPFDPAGGPANGPDAPRGLLFVSYQADLVEQFEFIQHSWINADGFPDRDPQVGKDAMVGQDTKVRFGRETLSFHQFVRTEGAVYAFAPSMTALGRLAEGKLPAGDPEPPEGDQTRTAPLTLAAGEAIEAGRFRMFLRPEDGDLVIVDDRGTVVWNAGCDGLGGSTLFFQEDGRLVALDARGLTVWRSTPETYPGATLTLKTDGEALITAADGKKVPFRTGVPK; from the coding sequence ATGAGCACCGAGTACACCGCGAACACCACGAACACCACGAGCACAGCCGGCCCCGACCTCTCCCTGCGGCAGAGCCGGGACATCCAGGGCGACATCGTCGCCGGGTTCAAGAAGGACCACATGCAGCTGCTGTTCCTCCGCTTCGAGGACGCCGCGCAGGCCCGGACCTGGCTGAGGATCCTGAAGACCCGGATCTCCACCACGAAGGAGGTCGCCTCCTTCAACTACGAGTTCAGCCAGGCCCGCAAGCGGTCCGGCGGCGACGACCCCAGGAACCTGACCGCGACCTGGCGCAATGTCAGCTTCACCCACCAGGGCCTGGTCACCCTGCTCGACGGCAAGGACCCGGTCCCCCTGAAGCCGCCACGCAGGCCCAGGCCGCCGCTCGGCGAGAAGCCCTTCGATCCCTGCCTGAAGGCCTTCGTCGAGGGCCCGTCGAAGCGGGCGGCGCTGCTGGGCGACGACGGCGAGGGCGACCCGAAGAACTGGCTGTTCGGCCACCACCAGGGCCCGCCGGTCCACGCGGTCCTCACCGTCGCGGCCGACCTGCCCAAGGATCTGCGTACGGCGCTGAGCGAGGAGCGCCAGCAGGCCGCCCTGCACAAGATCGTGATCGTCTTCGAGCAGGACGGGGCGACGCTGGAGGGCGCCCGGCGCGGCAAGGAGCACTTCGGCTTCAAGGACGGCGTCAGCGAGCCCGCCGTCAAGGGCTTCGACACACCGGACCCGGACCACCCGCAATGGGAGAAGGGCCACCCCGGCACCCGGATGATCGACGCCGGCGAGTTCGTCATCGGCGAGAAGCCCGCGAGCGACTTCGCCCCCGATGTCCCGGACTGGATGCGCGGCGGCTCCTTCCACTGCGTACGCCGCCTCGCCCAGGACGTGCCGGGCTGGTGGGCGCAGATCGCGGCGCACCTGAAGGAGCTCAAGAAGAAGAACGGCACCGTGCCGCCGGAGGCCGGTGTGGAGTGGCTGGCGTCCCGGGTGGTCGGGCGCTGGCGCTCGGGGACGCCGATCGTGAAGTGCCCGTTCGCGGACCCGGCGTCCGACGCGGAGGCGTGGGCGGACAACCACATCTCGTACGCGGACGACCTGGACGGCAAGGTCACGCCGCTCTGGTCCCACCTGCGCAAGACCAATCCCCGCGACGGCCTGCTGTTCTCGCCCGGGGACAAGGAGACCGTCCCGGAGGAGGGCGTGCTGGACACCCGCCGCATCATGCGGCGCGGAGCCCCGTACGGGCAGCCCTTCGACCCGGCCGGTGGCCCGGCCAACGGGCCGGACGCGCCGCGCGGGCTGCTGTTCGTGTCGTACCAGGCGGATCTGGTGGAGCAGTTCGAGTTCATCCAGCACAGCTGGATCAACGCGGACGGCTTCCCGGACCGCGATCCGCAGGTGGGCAAGGACGCCATGGTCGGCCAGGACACCAAGGTGAGGTTCGGCAGGGAGACGCTGAGCTTCCACCAGTTCGTCAGGACCGAGGGCGCCGTCTACGCCTTCGCGCCCTCCATGACGGCCCTGGGCCGGCTCGCGGAGGGCAAGCTGCCGGCCGGTGACCCCGAGCCTCCCGAGGGCGACCAGACCCGGACGGCTCCGCTGACGCTGGCCGCTGGGGAAGCCATCGAGGCGGGCCGGTTCCGGATGTTCCTGCGGCCGGAGGACGGCGACCTGGTCATCGTCGACGACAGGGGCACCGTCGTCTGGAACGCCGGCTGCGACGGCCTGGGCGGAAGCACGCTCTTCTTCCAGGAGGACGGCCGCCTGGTGGCCCTGGACGCCCGCGGCCTCACCGTCTGGCGCTCGACCCCGGAGACGTACCCGGGCGCCACGCTCACCCTCAAGACCGACGGCGAGGCGCTGATCACGGCCGCCGACGGCAAGAAGGTGCCGTTCCGTACCGGCGTACCCAAATGA
- the rplW gene encoding 50S ribosomal protein L23 — translation MSEATAITSKTFTDPRDVLVKPVVSEKSYALLDENKYTFIVAPGSNKTQIKQAVEAVFSVKVTGVNTINRQGKRKRTKTGFGKRKDTKRAIVTLAEGDRIDIFGGPVS, via the coding sequence ATGTCCGAGGCGACCGCGATCACGAGCAAGACCTTCACGGACCCCCGTGACGTACTGGTCAAGCCCGTTGTGTCCGAGAAGAGCTACGCACTGCTCGACGAGAACAAGTACACGTTCATCGTCGCGCCGGGCAGCAACAAGACCCAGATCAAGCAGGCCGTCGAGGCGGTCTTCTCGGTCAAGGTCACCGGGGTGAACACGATCAACCGGCAGGGTAAGCGCAAGCGCACCAAGACCGGTTTCGGCAAGCGCAAGGACACCAAGCGCGCCATCGTGACCCTCGCTGAAGGCGACCGAATCGACATCTTCGGCGGCCCGGTCTCCTAA